Genomic DNA from bacterium:
TAGAGATCCCAGGGCTGGTACTCCAGGATCATCAGGCCCCCGGGGCGCAGGCGCTCGGCGAGGGCGGTCAGGGCGGCGAGCATCTCTCCCGGCAGGTGGGCGTGGACCTCGCCGTACCAGAGCGTCACCGCGTCGAGGTCGGCGACGTCCGCGGGCAGCGGCAGCCGCGGGTCTTCGAGGTCGACGAGGTGGAAGCCGCAGCCGAGACGCTCGTCCGCGGCGACCGCGCGCGCGTGGCGCAGGGCCGCCGGCGCCACGTCGCAGCCCCAGGCGCGGTGCCCGCGGCGGGCCAGCTCGTGGCAGTACAGGCCGGGCCCGCAGGCGACGTCCAGCACGCGGCGCGGCGCGCCGGCGCCGAAGGCCTCGTCCAGCCGCGCCTCCAGCCAGCCGACGTGGGCGGCGACGACCGGCAGGGTGCGGCTCGCCATGTGCGTCGACTGGTCCAGGTGCAGGCGGAGCATGCGCTCGCTGAAGGCGGGGTCGGCCCAGGGGAACGCGGACCCGTCCCGCCAGGGCCGTGCGGGGCGCGGTTCGGCGGCGATCCGGGCCCA
This window encodes:
- a CDS encoding class I SAM-dependent methyltransferase, translating into MTDGGQLREIWARIAAEPRPARPWRDGSAFPWADPAFSERMLRLHLDQSTHMASRTLPVVAAHVGWLEARLDEAFGAGAPRRVLDVACGPGLYCHELARRGHRAWGCDVAPAALRHARAVAADERLGCGFHLVDLEDPRLPLPADVADLDAVTLWYGEVHAHLPGEMLAALTALAERLRPGGLMILEYQPWDLYPREDLQEWRACDGSPFADGPHLWLQSYHWDDASQSEINVHWIVDPATGAATRYAQSGRAWRDEDLAALCAAAGLGGGVFLPPITGVDARHEFAMLISRR